In one window of Leptospira sp. GIMC2001 DNA:
- a CDS encoding transcriptional regulator, with protein sequence MISLRFPKDLEEKLTELSLLERKTKTDILKESFLQYLKKKEVSKNAYALGLKYIGKYNSGKADKSINYKAIIKEKLKSKIND encoded by the coding sequence GTGATAAGTTTACGCTTTCCAAAAGATTTAGAAGAAAAATTAACTGAACTTTCACTACTAGAAAGAAAGACTAAAACTGATATTCTGAAAGAATCTTTTTTACAATATCTTAAGAAGAAGGAAGTTTCAAAGAATGCATATGCTTTGGGATTAAAATATATCGGAAAATACAATTCTGGCAAAGCAGACAAGTCAATTAATTACAAAGCTATTATAAAAGAAAAATTGAAATCAAAAATCAATGATTAA
- a CDS encoding GNAT family N-acetyltransferase, with the protein MGIGNAISDGYLVVYDPHLLVHPQYQGKGIGKMIMEKMQEKYDHFHMQMLTADGKAIDFYKKVGFTRAGLTEPMWIYKGNEH; encoded by the coding sequence ATTGGTATAGGCAATGCTATTTCTGATGGATACTTAGTAGTCTACGACCCTCACTTACTGGTTCATCCTCAATACCAAGGTAAAGGAATCGGAAAAATGATAATGGAAAAAATGCAAGAAAAATATGATCATTTCCATATGCAAATGCTAACAGCAGACGGTAAGGCTATAGATTTTTACAAAAAGGTTGGCTTTACGAGAGCAGGTTTGACAGAACCAATGTGGATTTATAAAGGGAATGAACATTAA
- a CDS encoding GNAT family N-acetyltransferase → MQNIEIRKAEIKDLDGLSKIFDLYRVFYKKESNIKEARKFLFERFVNFQSIIFIAVDIKKNAIVGFTQLYPTFSSLSMGRAIVLNDLFVLNEYRKLGIAKRILAHVNDFAVSTELKGIELSTSRTNENAQALYATTGYVRDDEFYHYFLKL, encoded by the coding sequence TTGCAAAATATCGAGATAAGAAAAGCAGAAATAAAAGATTTAGATGGTCTATCTAAAATTTTTGACCTCTACCGAGTTTTCTATAAAAAAGAATCAAATATAAAGGAAGCTAGAAAGTTTCTTTTTGAAAGATTTGTTAATTTCCAATCCATAATCTTTATTGCAGTAGATATTAAAAAAAATGCAATTGTCGGATTTACACAATTATATCCAACATTTTCTTCTCTATCTATGGGCAGAGCGATAGTTTTGAATGATTTATTTGTATTAAATGAATATCGAAAATTAGGAATAGCTAAACGTATTTTAGCACACGTAAATGATTTTGCGGTTTCGACTGAACTTAAAGGAATAGAACTATCTACATCTAGAACGAACGAAAATGCCCAGGCTTTATATGCAACAACCGGCTATGTAAGAGATGATGAATTTTATCATTATTTTTTGAAGCTTTAG
- a CDS encoding YgiT-type zinc finger protein codes for MKCIVCHSQSIEPKDIMEEIHSGNDIIYVKLNIPVCSSCGERYYDRKTMKHLEEVQKTVFNGTSNLSEIGKVLVYKD; via the coding sequence ATGAAATGTATTGTATGTCATAGTCAAAGTATTGAGCCAAAAGATATCATGGAAGAAATTCATAGTGGAAACGATATTATTTATGTTAAGCTAAATATTCCGGTATGTAGTTCTTGTGGAGAACGGTATTATGATCGAAAAACAATGAAGCATTTAGAAGAAGTTCAGAAGACTGTATTTAATGGAACAAGTAATTTATCTGAGATAGGAAAAGTCTTAGTTTATAAAGATTGA
- a CDS encoding DUF4304 domain-containing protein, with protein sequence MKEIIESIKPLLKTYGFYKNKLNWIFEDENIVKILNIQKSSFGKQIYLNIGIIIKSLEPEVFPVINKCHIQIRLDNLIKGDILDFENNIKIEDRATFIKNLLSSNPYNFFTLNGTLNNIRNFIKESKTEIIFLKAKEYLGIDNI encoded by the coding sequence TTGAAAGAAATAATTGAATCAATTAAACCATTATTAAAAACTTATGGCTTTTATAAGAATAAATTAAATTGGATCTTTGAAGACGAGAATATAGTGAAAATTCTTAACATTCAGAAATCATCTTTTGGTAAACAAATCTACTTAAATATTGGAATAATTATCAAATCTCTGGAACCGGAAGTTTTCCCTGTAATAAATAAATGTCATATTCAAATTCGATTAGATAATTTGATAAAAGGAGATATATTGGATTTTGAGAATAACATTAAAATTGAGGATAGAGCTACTTTTATTAAAAATCTATTATCAAGTAATCCATATAATTTTTTTACTCTAAATGGAACTCTAAATAATATTAGAAATTTTATAAAAGAATCAAAAACGGAAATTATATTTTTAAAAGCTAAAGAGTATTTAGGTATTGATAATATTTAA
- a CDS encoding SMI1/KNR4 family protein: MNSTVDKYISGLKASYINNNAEEAWQRFEKIKLGAKIKDIKKINKIYPGIPSSLIDILSFVDGTYYREYAGEEITFYFLGSDVLEYPYYLLSCEQIIKNQNIAIEYYSEYIEREYEEVEIDDRITNKLKSLKWLHFSDCMNNGGTSQLFIDFSPSPKGKYGQVVRFLHDPDELIVIADSFEDYLNYLIDTSYNFIQEDLF, encoded by the coding sequence GTGAACAGTACAGTAGATAAATATATTTCTGGTCTAAAAGCATCATATATAAATAATAATGCAGAAGAAGCTTGGCAACGTTTTGAAAAGATTAAACTCGGAGCCAAAATTAAAGATATTAAAAAAATTAATAAAATATATCCTGGTATTCCATCTTCTTTAATTGATATTCTTTCTTTTGTTGATGGAACATACTATAGGGAATATGCTGGAGAAGAAATAACTTTTTATTTTCTTGGCTCTGATGTTCTAGAGTATCCTTATTATTTATTATCATGTGAACAAATCATAAAAAATCAGAATATTGCAATTGAATACTATTCAGAATATATAGAAAGAGAATATGAGGAAGTCGAGATAGATGATAGAATTACAAATAAGTTAAAATCATTAAAATGGCTTCATTTCTCAGATTGCATGAATAATGGTGGCACATCTCAACTTTTTATAGATTTCAGCCCATCTCCCAAAGGAAAGTATGGTCAAGTTGTGAGATTTTTGCATGATCCAGATGAATTAATAGTAATAGCAGATAGTTTTGAAGACTACTTAAATTATTTGATTGATACAAGTTACAATTTTATTCAAGAAGATTTATTTTAA
- a CDS encoding DJ-1/PfpI family protein, with the protein MPAYNFRNAINNSHQDKFVLNIGILIFNDIELLDFAGPFEVFSVTNALNKYDLCNTFTVAEKRLEIKTVNGLKVNPDFDIMNCPKIDILIIPGGTGTRNLLENDTILNWIKNSYEISQFTFTVCSGSRLLGKIGLINNIKYTTHHEVFEDMIKIAPKALLIKNERFIDSGKILSSAGISAGIDLSLYMVEKLFGNKIMEQTKTYMEYGNWKNLIK; encoded by the coding sequence ATGCCAGCATATAACTTTCGCAATGCCATAAACAACTCTCATCAGGATAAATTTGTGCTAAACATTGGAATATTAATATTTAATGATATAGAATTATTGGATTTTGCCGGTCCTTTCGAAGTCTTTTCAGTTACGAATGCTCTAAATAAATATGATCTTTGTAATACATTTACAGTAGCAGAAAAGAGATTAGAAATAAAAACTGTGAACGGTTTAAAAGTAAATCCAGATTTTGATATAATGAATTGTCCAAAGATTGATATACTTATAATACCAGGCGGAACAGGAACAAGAAATCTTTTAGAAAACGATACTATTCTTAATTGGATCAAAAATAGCTACGAAATTTCCCAGTTTACTTTTACTGTATGTTCAGGTTCAAGATTGCTTGGCAAAATTGGATTGATTAATAATATAAAGTATACGACCCATCATGAAGTTTTTGAAGATATGATTAAGATTGCACCGAAAGCTTTATTAATAAAAAACGAACGATTTATAGATAGCGGTAAAATACTAAGTTCAGCTGGGATATCCGCTGGAATAGACCTTTCATTATACATGGTAGAAAAATTATTTGGAAATAAAATAATGGAACAGACTAAAACCTACATGGAATATGGAAATTGGAAAAATCTAATAAAATAG
- a CDS encoding glycoside hydrolase family 25 protein, translating to MKTKLLTLIGISIISFLMLYKALDLGLIWFVYPSKSQYPIKGIDVSNHQGKIDWSLIPKNDISFAYIKATEGGDFKDKSFLYNWNEAKKHGFKVGAYHFFTLCKTGSEQAENFIQTVPKEFDSLPPVVDLEFVGNCKERPKIENVQKEISIYVELIENHYQTKTILYLTNEFIETYLDDNFLNHPIWIRNIFFHPNAFSNIEWLIWQYKSTERIEGISGPVDINVLNGNLEILNNLNKF from the coding sequence ATGAAAACAAAATTATTAACTTTAATTGGAATTTCAATTATATCTTTTTTAATGTTGTACAAAGCTTTAGATTTAGGATTAATTTGGTTTGTTTATCCCTCGAAATCACAATATCCGATAAAAGGAATTGACGTATCCAATCATCAAGGGAAAATAGATTGGAGTTTGATCCCTAAAAATGACATTTCTTTTGCATATATAAAGGCAACTGAAGGTGGAGATTTCAAAGACAAATCATTCCTGTACAATTGGAATGAAGCCAAGAAACATGGTTTTAAAGTCGGTGCATATCATTTTTTTACATTATGCAAAACTGGATCCGAGCAAGCAGAAAATTTTATTCAAACTGTCCCAAAGGAATTTGATTCATTACCTCCTGTTGTAGATTTAGAATTTGTTGGAAATTGCAAAGAAAGACCTAAGATTGAAAATGTCCAAAAAGAAATTTCAATTTATGTTGAGTTAATTGAAAACCACTATCAAACAAAAACAATATTATATTTAACAAATGAGTTTATAGAAACATATCTAGACGATAATTTCCTAAACCACCCTATTTGGATTAGAAATATATTTTTTCATCCAAATGCTTTTTCAAATATTGAATGGTTAATCTGGCAATATAAAAGTACGGAACGAATTGAAGGAATTTCTGGTCCCGTTGATATTAACGTTCTGAATGGAAATTTAGAAATATTGAATAACCTGAACAAGTTCTGA
- a CDS encoding helix-turn-helix domain-containing protein, whose protein sequence is MSTKCRYKCKERFLSEGKAGLLDKKKTPMNLPKKIPEEVILELIKLRNNKKFWGSKKIVELYKRKFPHINSPDKSTIDRIEPGKP, encoded by the coding sequence ATATCTACCAAGTGTAGATACAAATGTAAAGAAAGGTTTTTAAGTGAGGGTAAGGCAGGACTTCTAGATAAGAAGAAAACGCCAATGAACTTGCCTAAAAAAATTCCGGAAGAGGTTATTCTTGAGCTCATTAAGCTCAGGAACAATAAAAAGTTTTGGGGTTCAAAGAAAATTGTAGAACTTTATAAAAGAAAGTTTCCTCACATTAACTCTCCTGATAAATCTACCATCGATCGAATCGAACCGGGGAAACCTTAA
- a CDS encoding DUF4269 domain-containing protein, with translation MKFDSIDYLKEGNNRQRQAFSILTNNQILSKLKQFDPILVGTIPINIDIENSDLDIICCFTDKLEFYNSVTQNFCKESSFTIQESQNYNTLSIVANFFVDEFRIEIFGQNILTKQQFAYRHLIAEYNLLKKYGENFRQQIIGLKRQGHKTEQAFAIALNLSGDPYMELLKFYTE, from the coding sequence ATGAAATTTGATTCAATAGACTATTTAAAAGAAGGCAACAATCGGCAACGGCAAGCGTTTTCTATATTGACCAACAACCAAATTTTATCAAAGCTCAAACAGTTTGATCCAATACTTGTAGGAACAATTCCAATTAACATCGACATTGAAAACAGCGATCTTGACATCATTTGTTGTTTTACGGACAAGCTAGAGTTTTATAATTCAGTAACTCAAAACTTTTGTAAAGAAAGCAGTTTTACAATTCAAGAATCGCAAAATTACAATACTTTGTCAATAGTAGCCAACTTTTTTGTAGATGAATTTCGAATAGAAATTTTTGGACAAAATATTTTGACAAAGCAACAATTTGCATATAGACATTTAATAGCTGAATATAATTTACTAAAAAAGTATGGAGAAAACTTCAGACAGCAAATTATTGGACTCAAACGACAAGGACATAAAACTGAGCAAGCATTTGCAATTGCACTTAACCTGTCTGGTGACCCATACATGGAGTTACTAAAATTTTATACAGAATAA
- a CDS encoding VOC family protein: MEQRISVLTIGAHDLAAMKNFYGQVLGWTTIAENNDIVFYKLNGILLSICDRKMLASFIGVDHKDQDFRSVIIGYNVDRKEEVLEIYEQLKDKVKILKEPTEPPFAGLFFYFSDIEGNIIEVAQNSFVTLDEAKNAIDHKSISHL; the protein is encoded by the coding sequence ATGGAACAAAGAATCAGTGTATTGACAATTGGCGCACACGACTTAGCCGCAATGAAAAATTTCTATGGACAAGTTCTAGGTTGGACGACCATAGCCGAAAATAATGACATTGTTTTTTATAAGCTTAATGGAATTTTATTAAGCATTTGTGACCGGAAAATGCTTGCGAGCTTCATTGGAGTCGATCATAAAGATCAAGATTTTCGCTCCGTGATAATTGGATACAACGTTGACAGAAAAGAAGAAGTCTTGGAAATTTACGAGCAACTGAAAGACAAAGTTAAAATCTTGAAGGAACCGACAGAGCCTCCGTTTGCTGGACTTTTCTTTTACTTTTCAGATATTGAAGGAAACATAATTGAAGTTGCTCAAAACTCCTTCGTTACGCTTGACGAAGCCAAAAACGCCATTGACCATAAATCAATTAGTCATTTGTAA
- a CDS encoding DUF4386 domain-containing protein, with the protein MKIRNLSILTGISYIIIFFAAIYANFQVLEDLKNNPVTTVLENSMSVRLGIMAFIITVVFDVVIAWTLLIIYSSHDLSLLSNFFRLIHAVIMAIAVFSLTNILNIREEIEIIQNVQQFDNIWLIGLFFFGIHLVLLSKIFQGPAWIRIMLMLAGIMYLVDTSSHILIENYVDYSAIFLMLVAIPSMLGEMAFAIWTLIYGGRKYSDLKQAE; encoded by the coding sequence GTGAAAATACGCAATTTATCAATTTTAACAGGTATTAGCTATATAATAATTTTTTTTGCAGCTATTTATGCAAATTTCCAGGTATTGGAAGATCTCAAGAATAATCCGGTCACTACAGTCTTGGAAAATAGCATGAGCGTTCGATTAGGAATCATGGCTTTTATTATCACAGTTGTGTTTGATGTTGTAATAGCTTGGACATTATTAATAATATATTCTTCTCATGATCTTTCATTATTAAGTAATTTTTTTAGATTGATTCATGCTGTCATAATGGCAATTGCAGTTTTCTCGTTGACAAATATATTGAATATTCGGGAAGAAATCGAAATCATTCAAAATGTTCAGCAATTTGATAACATATGGTTAATAGGTTTATTCTTTTTTGGAATTCATTTAGTATTGTTATCAAAAATATTTCAAGGTCCTGCATGGATACGAATCATGTTAATGTTAGCAGGAATAATGTATCTGGTCGATACAAGTTCTCACATTTTAATTGAAAATTATGTAGATTATTCTGCAATTTTTCTCATGCTTGTTGCAATCCCAAGCATGTTAGGAGAGATGGCCTTTGCAATTTGGACACTAATTTATGGTGGACGAAAATATTCGGACTTAAAACAAGCGGAGTAG
- a CDS encoding type II toxin-antitoxin system VapC family toxin encodes MMKEVYLDSDVIIDFLYGREPFFIDSIEIISLIEEKKIKGYISSLIIWNLFYILSKQLNSKKARELIKDFKNLIHIISVDEKIIDFGLNSTIKDFEDSIQYFCARTKDIEYFITRNKKDYPKEGIKVVTPKEFLTLWKV; translated from the coding sequence ATGATGAAAGAGGTTTATTTAGACTCTGACGTCATCATTGATTTTTTATATGGTAGAGAGCCATTTTTTATTGATTCAATTGAAATTATATCACTGATTGAAGAAAAAAAGATCAAAGGATATATTTCATCTTTGATTATTTGGAATCTTTTCTATATTTTATCAAAACAATTGAATTCAAAAAAAGCTAGGGAACTAATTAAAGATTTTAAAAATCTCATTCACATTATTTCTGTTGATGAAAAAATTATTGATTTCGGTCTAAATTCAACGATTAAGGATTTTGAAGATTCAATTCAATATTTTTGCGCTAGAACTAAAGACATCGAATATTTCATAACAAGAAACAAGAAAGACTATCCGAAAGAGGGAATCAAAGTAGTTACTCCGAAAGAGTTTTTGACTTTGTGGAAAGTTTAA
- a CDS encoding DUF4258 domain-containing protein, protein MNIIVYRVVFLELIQSAFRNNRVLYSRHAKFEMMNEELGQITDSDIEETIEKGEIIEEYLTDKPYPSVLIYGLTNKNRPIHIVAAFDSDNDSTIIITVYEPESSLWIDYKVRRKK, encoded by the coding sequence TTGAATATCATTGTTTATAGAGTGGTTTTTCTAGAACTAATACAGTCAGCTTTTCGGAACAATCGGGTTCTCTATTCAAGGCATGCTAAATTTGAGATGATGAATGAAGAATTGGGGCAAATTACCGATTCCGATATTGAAGAAACAATTGAAAAAGGTGAAATAATAGAGGAATATTTAACTGATAAACCATATCCAAGTGTTTTAATTTATGGTCTTACAAATAAAAATCGTCCAATTCATATTGTTGCAGCTTTTGATTCTGATAATGACTCAACAATCATAATAACGGTCTATGAGCCTGAATCTTCATTGTGGATAGACTATAAAGTTAGGAGAAAAAAATGA
- a CDS encoding type II toxin-antitoxin system VapC family toxin: protein MINAIIDTGPIVAFFDGSDRYSEKFRAFLKNYKGNLYTSLSVITEAAYLLEDIQPAQLDLIEWIKEGAIELIEINNADFELIFKYMKKYKDTPMDFAYASLVLLAHKINSNNIITLDSDFDVYRTVNGKKFNNLISDIKNQRGS from the coding sequence ATGATTAATGCAATAATTGATACTGGTCCGATAGTTGCATTTTTTGATGGGAGTGATAGATATTCAGAAAAATTTAGAGCGTTTTTGAAAAATTATAAAGGAAATCTTTATACTTCCCTATCTGTTATAACCGAAGCAGCATATTTATTAGAAGATATTCAACCCGCTCAGTTAGATTTGATTGAATGGATTAAAGAAGGAGCGATTGAGTTAATTGAAATAAACAATGCTGACTTCGAATTAATCTTTAAATACATGAAGAAATATAAAGATACTCCAATGGATTTTGCGTATGCTTCTTTAGTTTTATTAGCGCATAAAATCAATTCTAATAATATAATAACCCTTGATTCAGATTTTGATGTTTACCGAACTGTTAATGGAAAGAAATTCAATAATTTAATTTCAGATATAAAGAATCAGAGAGGAAGTTAA